A stretch of the Halococcus hamelinensis 100A6 genome encodes the following:
- a CDS encoding rhodanese-like domain-containing protein, whose translation MNADDDEITPAELDDLLGTDDEVRVVDIRSPSAFDRGHIPDSENVPFDQIPRRAEEFADAERVVTVCPKGISSRQAMQLLRSSEAVDGEVESLAGGLTAWHDERSLEATETSDGTASDETTTSDAPF comes from the coding sequence GTGAACGCCGACGACGACGAGATCACGCCCGCGGAGCTCGACGACCTGCTCGGAACCGACGACGAGGTTCGCGTCGTCGACATCCGTTCCCCGAGCGCGTTCGACCGCGGCCACATCCCGGACAGCGAGAACGTGCCGTTCGACCAGATCCCGCGGCGGGCCGAGGAGTTCGCCGACGCCGAGCGCGTCGTGACCGTCTGCCCGAAGGGGATCTCCAGCCGCCAGGCGATGCAGTTGCTCCGATCCTCGGAAGCCGTCGATGGCGAAGTCGAGAGCCTCGCCGGCGGCCTCACCGCGTGGCACGACGAGCGCTCGCTCGAAGCCACCGAAACGAGCGACGGGACGGCCAGCGACGAGACGACGACCAGCGACGCCCCGTTCTAG
- a CDS encoding Mut7-C RNAse domain-containing protein yields the protein MVSISPIPSTAASRTTTASAPSLDVVAETDPTPAYAPDPTDQRVWRCVDCGQRFWKGSHWREMRDTLAAVSGERG from the coding sequence ATGGTCTCGATATCTCCTATCCCCTCGACCGCGGCGTCGAGGACGACGACCGCCTCCGCGCCCTCGCTCGACGTGGTCGCGGAGACCGATCCCACGCCGGCGTACGCACCCGATCCCACGGACCAGCGGGTGTGGCGATGTGTCGACTGTGGCCAGCGTTTCTGGAAGGGGAGCCACTGGCGCGAGATGCGGGACACGCTCGCGGCCGTCTCGGGGGAACGCGGCTAG
- a CDS encoding helix-hairpin-helix domain-containing protein translates to MSRNDEVADRFEEFADRLEATGVEYKPQSYRRAAENIRAHPGAIESLAAEGQDAVEGIEGVGDALSSKVVEYVETGEIEELEELRAELPVDMAALTRVEGVGPKTVGTLYDELGVEDLDDLEAAAEAERIREVKGFGAKTEENVLSGIEFARQASQRSLLGDARPVGEDLRRYIVGSEAVAECELAGSLRRWRETIGDVDLLVASEDPEPVIERFVDWERAERVIESGTTKASLRANGVRVDLRVVVPEEFGGALQYFTGSRDHNIGFRNRAIDRDLKVNEYGVFDVSELGSDGSSDVSDGVSEVEDIEAGQRVGERVAGETESGVYEAVGLPWVPPELREDSGELAAAADGDLPDLLDESEVRGDLHTHTDASDGKATIEEMVAGAAEFGHDYLAITDHASGPGVVADTGVEDDDLLDHSEAIHEVGESADIDVFAGVEANIDAEGGVSVRDDVLERLDIVVASPHSGLDGDGTQRIIAAIEHPEVDIVGHPTGRYLNQRAGLELDFEAVAEAAATNGVALEVNANPRRLDLSGGAVGTAIEAGATVVIDTDAHRPASYDLVRYGVHTARRGWAEADDVLNARDVEGLRAFLAE, encoded by the coding sequence ATGAGCCGCAACGACGAGGTCGCCGACCGCTTCGAGGAGTTCGCCGACCGGCTCGAAGCCACGGGAGTGGAGTACAAACCCCAGTCCTACCGCCGGGCGGCCGAGAACATCCGGGCCCACCCCGGAGCGATCGAGTCGCTCGCCGCCGAGGGCCAGGACGCGGTCGAGGGGATCGAGGGCGTCGGCGACGCGCTCTCCTCGAAGGTGGTCGAGTACGTCGAGACCGGCGAGATCGAGGAGCTGGAGGAGCTGCGGGCGGAGCTCCCGGTCGATATGGCGGCGCTGACTCGCGTCGAGGGTGTCGGGCCGAAGACGGTGGGGACGCTCTACGACGAACTCGGGGTCGAGGACCTCGACGACCTCGAAGCCGCCGCGGAGGCGGAGCGAATTCGGGAGGTCAAGGGGTTCGGCGCGAAGACCGAGGAGAACGTTCTCTCGGGCATCGAGTTCGCGCGGCAGGCGAGCCAGCGGTCGCTGCTCGGCGACGCACGGCCGGTCGGCGAGGACCTCCGGAGGTACATTGTGGGGTCGGAGGCCGTGGCGGAGTGCGAACTCGCGGGGTCGCTCCGGCGGTGGCGCGAGACCATCGGCGACGTCGACCTCCTCGTGGCGAGCGAGGACCCCGAACCCGTGATCGAGCGGTTCGTCGACTGGGAGCGCGCCGAGCGCGTCATCGAGTCGGGGACGACGAAGGCGAGCCTCCGGGCCAACGGGGTTCGGGTGGACCTTCGCGTGGTGGTTCCCGAGGAGTTCGGCGGCGCGCTCCAGTACTTCACCGGGAGCCGCGACCACAACATCGGCTTCCGGAACCGCGCGATCGACCGGGACCTGAAGGTCAACGAGTACGGCGTGTTCGACGTCTCCGAGCTCGGCTCGGACGGCTCGTCGGACGTGTCCGACGGCGTCAGCGAGGTCGAGGACATCGAAGCGGGTCAGCGCGTCGGCGAGCGGGTCGCGGGCGAGACCGAGTCCGGAGTTTACGAGGCGGTCGGCCTCCCATGGGTTCCACCCGAACTCCGTGAGGACAGCGGCGAACTCGCCGCCGCCGCGGACGGCGACCTGCCGGACCTCCTCGACGAGTCCGAGGTTCGCGGGGACCTCCACACCCACACCGACGCCTCGGACGGGAAGGCGACCATCGAGGAGATGGTCGCAGGGGCGGCCGAGTTCGGTCACGATTACCTCGCGATAACCGACCACGCCAGCGGGCCGGGGGTCGTCGCCGACACCGGCGTCGAGGACGACGACCTCCTCGACCACTCCGAGGCGATCCACGAGGTCGGGGAATCGGCGGACATCGACGTGTTCGCGGGTGTGGAAGCCAACATCGACGCCGAGGGCGGAGTCTCGGTGCGCGACGACGTGCTCGAACGCCTCGACATCGTGGTCGCCTCGCCCCACAGCGGGCTTGACGGCGACGGCACCCAGCGGATCATCGCGGCGATCGAACACCCCGAGGTGGACATCGTCGGCCACCCGACCGGGCGCTACCTCAACCAGCGTGCGGGGCTCGAACTCGACTTCGAGGCCGTCGCCGAGGCCGCTGCGACCAACGGGGTCGCGCTCGAAGTCAACGCGAACCCCCGCCGGCTCGACCTCTCGGGCGGGGCGGTCGGAACCGCCATCGAGGCCGGCGCGACGGTCGTCATCGACACCGACGCCCACCGGCCGGCGAGCTACGACCTCGTGCGCTACGGCGTCCACACCGCCCGACGCGGCTGGGCCGAGGCGGACGACGTGCTCAACGCGCGGGACGTCGAGGGACTGCGGGCGTTCCTCGCCGAGTGA
- a CDS encoding DUF5788 family protein, whose translation MKSYERKQLLARIDREGATIGASIPETITVEGEPLELRAFVFEARSRESVPAEDREEIEMAKRNLRRERIARRERIEEGDVGRDRGEELAESIIGIDRALHALSDLGTADVEAEAEAQERADRKRWVSFLQQALGNESGGRRAGGRR comes from the coding sequence ATGAAGTCCTACGAACGAAAACAGCTCCTCGCGCGGATCGACCGCGAGGGCGCGACGATCGGGGCGTCGATCCCGGAGACCATCACCGTCGAAGGGGAGCCGCTCGAACTCCGGGCGTTCGTCTTCGAGGCGCGCTCGCGCGAGTCGGTCCCCGCCGAGGACCGCGAGGAGATCGAGATGGCGAAGCGAAACCTCCGACGCGAGCGGATCGCCCGGCGCGAGCGGATCGAGGAGGGCGACGTCGGTCGTGACCGTGGCGAGGAGCTCGCCGAGAGCATCATCGGGATCGACCGCGCGCTCCACGCGCTCTCGGACCTCGGAACCGCCGACGTCGAGGCCGAGGCCGAGGCCCAGGAACGCGCCGACCGGAAGCGCTGGGTGTCGTTCCTCCAGCAGGCGCTCGGGAACGAGTCGGGCGGGCGGCGCGCCGGAGGCCGCCGATGA
- a CDS encoding rhomboid family intramembrane serine protease: MATCDACGRSENMPYHCRHCGGTFCGEHRLPEAHDCTGLDDWNDPSGIFDSDFDESVDDPGTRSGGFLSDLSATGGPLGYFRGNMTYVFLGLMFITFGFQYLVFPVLGIPVNSSLWNAVFTVSPQHPFYVWTWVTSVFAHSGLTHVLFNGIVIYFFGRLVEEYIGSRDFTLLFLGSGVLAGLGYLGLAILQGNPTPALGASGAALAIMGVLTVLNPGLRVYLYFLLPVPIWVLTGAYVLISVSGILGVPLFPGVADAAHLVGLLVGLAYGQRVKNQYRLPNQLQFGGGRGGGGMGGPGRGRGPF, from the coding sequence ATGGCGACGTGTGACGCGTGTGGGCGAAGCGAGAACATGCCGTACCACTGCCGACACTGCGGCGGCACGTTCTGCGGCGAACACCGGCTCCCGGAAGCCCACGACTGCACGGGGCTCGACGACTGGAACGACCCGTCGGGCATCTTCGACAGCGACTTCGACGAGAGCGTCGACGACCCCGGGACGCGCTCGGGCGGGTTCCTCTCGGACCTCTCGGCCACCGGTGGCCCGCTCGGTTACTTCCGCGGGAACATGACCTACGTCTTCCTCGGGCTGATGTTCATCACGTTCGGGTTCCAGTATCTCGTCTTCCCGGTTCTCGGGATCCCCGTCAACTCGAGCCTCTGGAACGCGGTGTTCACCGTCTCGCCGCAGCATCCCTTCTACGTCTGGACCTGGGTCACCTCGGTCTTCGCCCACTCCGGGCTCACCCACGTCCTCTTCAACGGGATAGTGATCTACTTCTTCGGCCGGCTGGTCGAGGAGTACATCGGCTCGCGGGACTTCACGCTCCTCTTCCTCGGGAGCGGGGTCCTCGCCGGGCTGGGCTATCTGGGGCTGGCGATCCTCCAAGGAAACCCGACCCCCGCCCTCGGCGCGAGCGGGGCCGCGCTCGCGATCATGGGCGTGCTCACGGTGCTCAACCCCGGTCTCCGGGTCTACCTCTACTTCCTGCTTCCCGTCCCGATCTGGGTGCTCACCGGGGCCTACGTCCTCATCTCGGTCTCCGGGATCCTCGGGGTCCCGCTCTTCCCCGGCGTCGCCGACGCCGCCCACCTCGTCGGACTGCTGGTGGGGCTCGCCTACGGCCAGCGGGTCAAGAACCAGTATCGCCTCCCCAACCAGCTCCAGTTCGGCGGCGGCCGCGGCGGCGGTGGCATGGGTGGACCCGGCCGCGGGCGCGGGCCGTTCTGA
- a CDS encoding endonuclease V has protein sequence MEPVNTRFLPDPADSREVMEDLQRGVAATARFTDDFEFDLDTVSATPTLTNHAMDPPIIVGVDQAFLDDRAVGAVVALRGGEVVERASAVVDCDFPYIPGLLSFREAGAIVAAFADLDVEPDLAVFDGSGRIHFREAGLATHLGLLFDLPSIGVAKGLLCGTPDSSLDDLPEGSRVAIRADDRVETTDGLIGYAVQTRQYDSGSRTINPVYVSPGHRVGPPTAADLAERLCAGYKLPEPTRLADAYADEVKRDLEV, from the coding sequence ATGGAACCCGTCAACACACGCTTTCTCCCCGACCCGGCCGACTCCCGCGAGGTGATGGAGGACCTCCAGCGCGGGGTCGCCGCCACCGCGCGGTTCACCGACGACTTCGAGTTCGACCTCGATACTGTGTCGGCCACCCCGACGCTCACGAATCATGCCATGGATCCTCCGATCATCGTCGGCGTCGACCAGGCGTTCCTCGACGACCGCGCGGTCGGGGCGGTGGTCGCCCTCCGCGGCGGGGAGGTTGTCGAGCGCGCGAGCGCGGTGGTCGACTGTGACTTCCCCTACATCCCCGGCCTGCTCTCCTTCCGGGAGGCGGGTGCCATCGTCGCGGCGTTCGCGGACCTCGACGTCGAGCCGGACCTCGCGGTCTTCGACGGTAGCGGCCGGATCCACTTCCGTGAAGCGGGCCTCGCGACCCACCTCGGCCTCCTCTTCGACCTGCCGAGCATCGGCGTCGCGAAGGGGTTGCTCTGCGGGACGCCCGACTCGTCGCTCGACGACCTCCCCGAGGGCTCGCGGGTCGCTATCAGGGCCGACGACCGTGTGGAGACCACCGATGGACTCATCGGCTACGCCGTCCAGACCCGCCAGTACGACTCGGGGAGTCGAACCATCAACCCGGTCTACGTGAGTCCCGGCCACCGCGTCGGCCCTCCGACCGCAGCGGACCTCGCCGAACGGCTTTGTGCCGGCTACAAACTCCCCGAACCGACGCGGCTCGCCGACGCCTACGCCGACGAGGTCAAGCGGGATCTCGAGGTGTGA
- a CDS encoding SDR family oxidoreductase translates to MAKTVLITGCSSGIGRATAEAFLEAEWTVYATARDESDVADLETAGCATAPLDVTDPDAIEAVVERVVDETGRIDCLVNNAGYGQFGTVEDVPTERVHHQFDTNLYGPHRLIRAVLPHMRDRGVGRIVNVSSTAGRFATPGNGVYAGSKFALEAISDALRAEVSDYGIHVSVVAPGPVATAFDDRAADELDGLDHTGAYESFYAMFEDARTVLNGGVGTVQPEKVADAVLDAAVSPEPPARYPVGPLASAADYARFLPAGVQNTLYGLVRRVT, encoded by the coding sequence ATGGCGAAGACAGTTCTCATCACCGGCTGTTCGTCGGGGATCGGCCGCGCGACCGCCGAGGCGTTCCTCGAAGCCGAGTGGACGGTCTACGCGACCGCGCGCGACGAATCGGACGTCGCGGACCTCGAAACCGCGGGCTGTGCGACCGCCCCGCTCGACGTCACCGACCCCGACGCCATCGAGGCGGTCGTCGAGCGGGTCGTCGACGAGACCGGTCGGATCGACTGTCTCGTGAACAACGCGGGCTACGGTCAGTTCGGGACCGTCGAGGACGTCCCCACCGAACGGGTTCACCACCAGTTCGACACCAACCTCTACGGTCCGCACCGCCTGATCCGGGCCGTCCTGCCCCACATGCGCGACCGCGGCGTCGGCCGGATCGTGAACGTCTCCAGCACCGCGGGCCGGTTCGCGACGCCCGGCAACGGGGTCTACGCGGGCTCGAAGTTCGCGCTCGAAGCCATCAGCGACGCGCTCCGGGCCGAGGTCTCGGACTACGGCATCCACGTCTCCGTGGTCGCGCCCGGCCCGGTCGCCACGGCCTTCGACGACCGTGCCGCCGACGAACTGGACGGGCTCGACCACACCGGGGCCTACGAGTCGTTCTACGCGATGTTCGAGGACGCCCGAACCGTCCTCAACGGCGGCGTCGGTACCGTCCAGCCCGAGAAGGTCGCCGACGCGGTCCTCGACGCGGCAGTCTCGCCCGAGCCGCCGGCGCGCTACCCCGTCGGCCCGCTCGCGAGCGCCGCCGACTACGCCCGTTTCCTGCCCGCCGGGGTTCAAAACACGCTCTACGGGCTGGTTCGACGGGTTACCTAA
- a CDS encoding CinA family protein has product MAAADDPIEARLGDALRETEATIAAAESCTGGLVGSLLTDVPGSSDYFDRALVTYSSRAKRNLLGVSRESLDAHGAVSAEVAIGMARGARDTADTTWGVSTTGIAGPDGGTDEKPVGTVYIGVAYAGPWGTGETTASAEHYVFDGDRGAIKEESAHRALATTLDALDSRRS; this is encoded by the coding sequence ATGGCCGCAGCCGACGACCCGATCGAAGCCCGACTCGGCGACGCGCTTCGCGAGACCGAGGCGACCATCGCGGCCGCCGAATCCTGCACCGGCGGCCTCGTCGGGTCGTTGCTCACCGACGTCCCGGGGTCGAGCGACTACTTCGACCGCGCGCTCGTGACCTACTCCTCGCGCGCGAAGCGCAACCTGCTGGGGGTGAGCCGCGAATCCCTCGACGCCCACGGCGCGGTGAGCGCCGAGGTGGCCATCGGGATGGCCCGCGGCGCGCGCGACACCGCCGACACCACCTGGGGCGTCTCCACGACCGGGATCGCCGGCCCGGATGGGGGAACCGACGAGAAACCCGTTGGAACGGTGTACATCGGTGTAGCCTACGCCGGCCCGTGGGGAACGGGCGAGACGACGGCGAGCGCCGAGCACTACGTCTTCGACGGCGACCGGGGCGCGATCAAGGAGGAGAGCGCGCACCGCGCGCTCGCCACGACCCTCGACGCGCTCGATTCGCGCCGGAGCTGA